The nucleotide window TGCAATTTGTCTTTCATTTCCACCAAATTGGGCTCCGGAAAAATTTCCAGTACTGTGACAAGTCAGTGCAAGTTCACCAGACTGGGCAGCATGTTTTGATAAAAAGACAAATCCGTCATAGTGAAATTTTTGCTCAAGCCAGTCTGCAGAAATTGCAGGGCTTGGAATTATTGCCAAATCAAAGTTTTTGCCCCTAAAGACATCTCCGTCTTTTTTCATTGTTGATGAGATGAATTTTGCCATATTGTAGCCTGCAGGGTCTTGTTCATAGGCAACCAGTAATTCCATGTCCCAAAAAATATAAGGACACCATATTAACCTCCAGCAATGGATCTTAAGCTCACCTTTAAGAACATGGTAAACACGATGAAACTTGCAAAAAAGTCCGACAAGGAGGACTATATGCAACACCTACGGCTAGTCCTTTTGGGAATTGGCGGAATCGGGGCGATTGGGTTTATAATTCAGTTTGTATTTTCGGTGTTCAGATTCGGATAGATGGAATTGGCTCAAGAAATCAAAACTCATCTTTTTGCAGTAAGGACCACTGGAGGTCAGGAAAAAGTAGTCATGAATCTACTCCAAAACAAAATAAAGACAGGTCAGATCAACATTTACTCGGTTTTACTAGTAGATAATCTCAAAGGCTACATCGTAGTTGAGGCAAAGGATGCAAACGCTGCATTTGATGCCCTACAGGGAATAAGACACATTCGCGGACAACTTCGCGGAGAGATGGAGTTCAAAGACATAGAAGGATATCTGGTCACAAAGAGCACTGCAACTCAGTTTGCAGCAGACAACATTGTGGAAATTATTGGTGGTCCATTCAAGGGAATGAAGGCAACTGTTACCCGTGTTGATAATGATAAACAAGAAGCAACCGTCATTTTGCTGGATGCTCCATACCAACTGCCAGTAACTGTAGACTCTAACTATCTGAAATTGTCTACTTCCTCTTAGGAAGGATTAAATCTTCACCCAAAAAAAGCAAGACCATGGCCGATACACAAACCGTTTCTGCACTAGTAACTGGCGGAGGCGCATCTGCAGGTCCACCATTAGGTCCAGCATTGGGTCCACTTGGTGTGAACATTATGGAAATTATCAAGGCCATCAACGACAAGACTGCTGATTTTGAAGGAATGAAGGTCCCAGTTACAGTATCAGTTGATACCAAAACCAAGAAATGGGAAGTCACCGTAGGCATTCCATCAGCTGCTGCTTTGTTGCTAAAAGAGGCTGGAATTCAGAAAGGATCTGGAACCAGCGGCTCGACATGGGTCGGTGACATCAAAGTAGACTCTATTGTCAAGGTTGCCAAGGCAAAACTTGAATCATCATATGCAACATCACTAAAATCAGTTGCAAAAGAGGTAGCAGGAACCTGTGTGTCCCTTGGAATCAAGATCGAGGGGAAGAATCCTAAAGAATTTGCCTCCGAAGTAAACTCTGGCAAATACGATGACAAACTAAAGTAATTATTTAGAAACCAAATACGACGGCTCTTTGTCCGTTTTTTGCAACTCTACGAATGTCTCTGTGCTTTGAATTCCCTCTATTTTGCCAATCTTATCAATCACTATGGTGTGTAGTTGTTCGAGGTTTTCTGCGTGGACTCCAACCATGATATCAAATCTTCCAGTCACCTCAGATATGGATACGATTTCCGCTGTCTGGAGCAATTGTTTGTGAATTGCGTCCTTTAGCTTTGGGTCTCGGTTTATGCCTATTGTTGCCTTGACTCCGATTCCAAGCTGGGACTCGTCAACCAGTATGGTGAATTTCTTGATTAACTTCTTTTTTGTGAGGCGCTTTATTCTGCTGTACAGAACCGATGCATTGATTCCCATCTTTTTTGATAGATTTGGAACCGAGATGCTACCATCACGCGTAAGCTCGTATAGAAGTTTCATGTCCAAGTCGTCTAGTTTATGCAATGTTTTCAAAAGAAGTGATTTGATGTTAATAAACGTAGGTTTAGGCGTGATAAATTGAACAATCTGCAAAACAGACTTGTGAAATTAGAAAATTTTACAATTTTCAGCGAAAATTGTTTGTCGGGCAACGCTAACGATTTTAAATAGGCTTTTTTGGATTGATTTCGTTGATCAACGAAGCTGAATTATCCAAAATGATAAAGGATGCAAAGACTGGCGATAAGGAACGCAAGTTCAGACAGACAGTCGAGATGTATGTAATCCTAAAGGATATTGATGTAAAGAAAGGCTTTGCCATGAATGAGACAATTCAATTACCAAAGAAACTCTCCACGCCAACAACTGTTTGCGTCATGGCAGGGGGAGATATGGGCATCAAGGCAAAAGGCGCAAACGCCGACAGAGTGGTCAACGGTGATGAAATAAGCACAATTGCTGCAAACAAACGTGAGGCACGCAAGTTTATCAATAATTATGATTTCTTTTTAGCAGACACACAGCTCATGACAACAGTAGGTAAGGTGCTAGGTCAGCTGCTTGGTCCAAGAGGAAAAATGCCAATTCCAGTTCCATTTAATGCACCAATAGAATCATTCTTGGACAGATTTAGATCATCAATTAGAGTAAAAGTAAAGAACTCGCTTTCCATGTCATGCAAGATCGGAGACGAGTCCATGGATGACAATGATTTGGCAGCAAACGCTCATGCAATACTAAACGCAATTGAGAAAAAGCTTCCAAGCGGAGACAGAAACATCAGAAGAGTTATGGTAAAAACATCGATGGGAAAACCAGTAAAAGAAGTACAGCAGGCGAGAAAGTAAATGCACGAGAACCGAACAACATATCCTGCAAAAAAAACAAAGATGTACCAGCAGCTCCAAGAGCTTCCAAAAAAATACAAAGTTACTGCTCTGGTGAGAATGGAAAAGGTTCGATCCTCACAAATGTTGCCTCTGAGAAAAAAATTCCTAGGCGAAGTAGAAATCATTAGCATTAAAGACAAAGTAGCACAAAAGGCACTTGCCACACTAAACGTTCCGGGAATCCCAAAGATGGTAGAAGCTCTGACAGGCCAGTGTGTTTTGATGTTCACAAACATGTCGCCATTCAAACTCAACGTTTTGCTAGGCAAGAACAAAATCATGATGTTCGGTCGTGGTGGAGATACTGCAAGTGTAGACGTTACCGTTCCTGCAAAGAACACTGGAATTGCACCAGGTCCAATGCTTACTGAGTTCAAAGAAGCCGGCATCGCAACAAAAATCGATCAAGGAACAATTTGGATTACAAAAGACACTACTCCAGTCAAAAAGGGAGGAGTTATTCCGGACAAGCTGGCAACACTACTGCAAAAACTAGACATCAAGACAGTCGAAGCAGGAGTTCTGCTGGATGCAGCACTAGAAGAAGGAGTTCAATACAACAGATCTGAGCTTGTAATTGATGTAGATGCATACAGAGGACTGTTTGCACAAGCACACCAAGAAGCAGTATCACTATCAATCGAGGCAGCATATGTCACAAAGGACAACATCAAGCAAATCCTATCAAAGGCAGCCCATGGCTCACGCTCTGTTGCAATAGAGGCAGGCTACCTAACAGAAGACACCAAAGAGGCAATATTGCAAAAGGCAAATGCCCAAGCACAGTCGGTTGCCTCAAAGGCAAAAGGCTATACACCGGCGTAAAAAAATTATTTTTCTCGCGCTCTAGGCAGATTCCAGTTGTACTTCATTGCTACCAATCGCAGTATGGTGGTAATTATAATACCAACAATCGATGCCAGATATAGTGGAATCTCTGCAACTAGTAATCCATAAAACACAATCACGCCAACAAAGCTTGCAGTAACATATAGCTCTTTGACAAAAATGAATGGCACCTCGTTTACAAAGACATCTCGTAAAATTCCACCACCAACTGCACTCAGAATTCCTGCAAATGCGATTGCCAGAAAATTTAGGCCAAATATGTTGTAGGCAAATGTTGCACCAGTAATTGAGAATACCCCAAGGCCTATTGCATCAAATTTCAAAAACAGATTCCAATGCTTTTGCAAATATGGATACAAAAAGAACAATGCTACGCCGGATGCCACACTGATTCCTACGTATAATGGGTCCACAATTGAGTTTGGCGGAAACCTTCCAATCACTATATCCCGTATAGTGCCACCTGCGACGCCGGTTATAATAGATAAAATCAAAATTCCGACAATGTCGGACTTGTGCTCTATTGCTTTGAATGCGCCAGTAACTGCAAAGGCCATTGTACCAAAGAGATCAAAGGCATAGATCAGAAACAGAAATGGTGTATCTGCCACTATACCGTATGGTAGGTTGTGCTAGATAAATGTAAAAATGAAAATTTTTGGAAGTGATTAACCAAATAGTGAAGCGAGGCCTTCCATTGCTGCTTCTTCAGTTTTACCTGCTGGAGCTTCTTCTTTCTTTGCTTCGGCTGCTGGTGCTGCTCCGCCTGCTGCTGGAGCTGCTGCAACTGCAACTGGAGCTGCCTTGATTGCCTCTTCAATATTTACATCAGCTAGTGCAGAAACTAGTGCTTTGACTTGAGCATCACTTACTTCTGCGCCTGCTGCTTTGATTACACTACTAATGTTAGCTTCGTTAACTTCCTTCTTTAGTTTGTGCAAAATTAATGCAGCGTAAACATATTCCATTGTATCGTGACTTTTTTTGAGGATAATATAAAACTACGTCTAGTTTAGGATTTTGAGGCTTCTGCATACGGAGTAAAGGTTCTGCTTTAGGTTCTTGTCATATAGTGTATCCATTCGTTGCTTTACCAGTCGCTTTGCAGAATCGCGCTCTGGACCATCTGACAATGATAGAACATTGTTTAGAAGCTCCGGCAGCGATTCACGAATCCAGCCATCCAAAACATTGTGTGCCTTCTCAGAGATTTGGATGATTTTATTTTCATTTAGGTCCAGTGTATCATTGAAGGTGTCGTGCTCTGTGCGATACACAAATCCCAGAATGCAGTTTTCAGGTGTTGGGTTTTTTAGAATTTCCTCGGATCTAGGTCCTGCCTTTCCCTGAGACACTTTGTTTTTGAGTCCTGCTGGATTTACTATCAATCCGCTGACACCTACTTTGTTACCATCAATTCCGGTTGCCACTCCAAAGATGATGTTTTGGTATTGGCCATCAGGTTTTGAAGCAAAGACATAGCTACCCTCTACTAGCTCTTTCTTTTTTTTGCCGAACACAAGAAAATTTCAAAGACTTGCGTATTTAATTTATCCTAAACGGTAATTCTTAATATTAGTCAGCCAGAGTCTTCACAAGATGAACAAGGATGAAATTCTTGCAAAATTTTCATCAGAGCCAGACAGGTATTATAAAATAAAATTATTCGAGGAGCAAGGATTTGCCAGAAAATCATGTGTTACGTGCAAACGATTCTTTTGGACACTAGACTCTAACAGAGTAGCATGTCCTGATCATGCGGATGATACCTATTCGTTCATTGGAAATCCCCCAACATCAAAGAGATTCGATTACACAGAGGCCTGGAAGCAAGTAGAGTCATTTTTTGTCAAAAACGGCCACACCTCAATTAGCAGATATCCTGTAGTGTGCAGATGGCGAGACGATCTGTACTTTACAATAGCATCAATTGTGGACTTTCAGCGAGTGATGGGCTCAAAAGTAGTGTTCGAGTTTCCTGCAAACCCGTTGGTTGTGCCACAGACATGTCTTAGATTCAAAGACATTGAAAATGTCGGAGTGACCGGCAGACACTTTTCGAGCTTTTGCATGATTGGACAACATTCCATTCCAAACAACAAAGGCTACTGGAAGGACGAATGCGTTGATCTGGATTATCGGTTACTAACGGAATCATTTGGAATTAACAAAAACGAGATTACATTTGTGGAAGATGTCTGGGCAGGGGGCGGCTCGTTTGGCTCCTCACTGGAATATTACGTCAGAGGGCTAGAGCTTGGAAATGCGGTCTTTACAGAATTTCAGGGCGAGCTTGGAAATCATACCACGCTTGACCAAAAAATAATCGACATGGGTGCAGGCCTTGAGCGATTTGCGTGGATTACAATGGGGACACCGACTGCTTATGATTGCTGTTTTGGCCCAATCACGCAGAAACTATTCCAAAAAATAGGACTAGATACCGATTCTGTCAAGCTAACAAAATATTTTACAGAAATTGCAAGGAATCTAGAAAAATTCCAAGATTTGTCCCAAGTAAGAAAGGCCGCAATCAAAGCATCACATCTATCAGAAAGGGATCTTGTCAAGATGATCACACCACTAGAAGGACTATACATGATTGCTGATCATCTGAGAACTCTAATCTTTGCAATATCGGATGGTGCTCTGCCAAGCAATGTTGGCGGTGGCTATAACCTCAGAATCATACTAAGACGAATCATGGCTACAATTGATAGACTTGGGCTCAAATTGGACCTGGATGAACTGATTGATTCTCATATTGACTATCTCAAAAAGACATATCCAGAATTGGAGCAATATCGTGCCGAAGTCAAGACCATAATTGGAATCGAGGTCGGCAGATACCACGAATCAAAATCCAGAATGGAGAAAATTGCTCAAAACCTCAAGTCACAAAAAAAGACACTAAACGTAGACGACATGATTCGACTATACGAATCAGACGGTGTAACTCCAGACTATCTAAAAGAATATGATGTAATATCAGAGATTCCAGACAGCTTTTACAGCAAGCTTTCGGATCTGCACCAATCAGAAAAGAAAAAGACAACAGAGGAGTTTGATCTGGCGGGAATTCCAGAAACCGATCTGCTGTTTTACAAAGATGATCCGGTAAAGTTTGATGCCAAGGTACTCAAGGTAATCAAAAACAAGTTTGTCATATTGGATAGGACCTCATTTTACGCAAGAGGCGGTGGACAAGAGCCAGACCATGGAAAGATAAACGGTCAAGATGTCATCGATGTTACAAAGCACGGCAATGTTGTATTACATGAGATCAAGGGCATATCCCCAAAAGAAGGTGACATTATACCCTGTGAGATAGAAGAGAGTAGACGTGCAAACATAACAAAGCATCACACCAGTACACATGTAGTCAATTCATCTGCAAGAAACGTTTTGGGTTCTTGGGTTTGGCAGCACTCGGCATTCAAGGAAAAAGACTATGGTAGATTAGACATCACACATCACTCTAGCCTGTCCGATGAAGAGGTTAGAAAAATCGAGAGTTTTGCAAATGGTGTGATTCAAAAAAACCTCCCAGTTACAATCCAAGAATATGAGCGCGGTCAGGCAGAGCAGACATTTGGATTTAGGATTTACCAGGGCGGAGTAGTGCCTGTAAAGTCAGTCAGAATAGTCAAAATCGAGGACTTTGATGTTGAGGCCTGTGGTGGAACTCATGTCAAAAGAACTGGCGAGCTTGGTCTAATCAAAATTACAAAATCGGAAAGAATCCAAGATGGTGTGATACGACTAGAGTTTGTTTCAGGCCAAGCTGCAATCGATTTCGTGCAAAAACAGGAAGGCGATGTAATGTCAATAATAAAATTACTTGGCTCCAATCGCGAAAAGCTAGTGAAATCATTTGAGCATGCAATGACGGATTCTGAATATACAAAGAAAAAACTAAAGCAACTAATCAAGCGAACTAGTACGACATCTGCAAAGCAGGCAATAGAGGCATCACAAAACTTTGGTCCAGTGAAATTCTACCATACTGTTGATGAAGAATTAGATGAAGAATTCCATATTGCGGTTGGTGATGAGGCAATAAAACAGACTCCGACTCTGATCTATTGTGCACTGATTCTCAAAGATTCTGGAATTAGAATAATTGTGTTTGCTGGTGAGCAGGCAAAATTCAAGGCAGGGGATCTGGTCCGAGAGATATCATCAAAGCTTGGAGGATCCGGTGGTGGCGATGCAAGATTTGGCCAGGGTGGAGGAAAAGACACTGCCAAGCTTGCAGATGCCATTGCGCATGCAGAATCTGTAATCAAAAAGACAGTGAATCTATGATTTCCTGGAATGATATTGAAGAGAAATGGCGCGCCAAGTGGGCATCCCAAAAAGAATTTGAGATAGAGCCAGACAATAGAGAGAAAAAATTCATCACGGTTGCATATCCATATCCAAACTCGCCACAACATATCGGCCATGGCAGAACATACACACTTGCTGATGTTCACGCACGATTCTTGCGAATGCAAGGCTACAATACGCTATTTCCAATGGGGTTCCATTATACAGGTACGCCCATTTTGGGCATGGCAAAGCGAGTCCAAGAAGGAGACAAGGAGTTAATTGAAAACTTTGAGAAACTATACCACGTCCCACCAAACACCATCAAAGAGTTTGTCGAGCCAGTCAAGATAGCGGATTACTTCCACCAAGAGATCAAGCAAGGAATGATGGAGATGGGTTATTCCATTGATTGGCGACGCGAATTCACCACAATAGATCCAGTGTACAAAAAATTCATCGAGTGGCAATTTAGAAAAATGAAATCATTAAACTATGTGGTACAGGGCTCACACCCAGTTGGATGGTGTCCAAAGGATCAAAATCCAGTGTCACAACACGATACGCTAGGCGATGTAGAGCCGGACTTTACTGAATACATTTTGGTAAAATTCCATCTGGATGACATGATAATTCCGACTGCTACACTTCGGCCCGAGACAATATTTGGTGTGACAAATCTTTGGATAAATCCGCAGATCAAGTATCGCAAGGTAAAGGTAAATGATGAAACTTGGCTTGTCAGCCCCGAGTGTGCAAGAAAGTTGGAATTTTTGAACAAGACTATCACACCAATTGCAGAAATTGACGGCTCTGAATTTGTTGGAAAGACTGTCTCCATACTGGACAAAAAAATACCAATATTTCCTGCAAGTTTTGTCGAATCGCAAACAGGAACTGGAATCGTAATGTCGGTTCCAGCACATGCTCCATTTGACTATCAGGCATTAGTGGACTATCAGAAAAAAAACCCATCCATCAAAGTAGAGCCAATATCCATAATCAAGACCGAGGAGTTTGGAGAAATCCCAGCAAAGGAGATAGTGGAAAAACTAGGCATCAAGGACCAGGATGATCCCAAGCTGGATGAGGCTACAAACCAAGTTTATGCCAAGGAATTCTATTCTGGGGTACTAAAGCAAAACACCGGCAAGTTTGCAGGACTCAAGGTCTCAGAAGCCAAAGACACCATAAAGGCGTGGCTTGCGGAATCCAAAAATTCCGACATTTTGCTTGAGCTCAACGACGGACCGATTCGATGCAGGTGTGGTGCAGAATGTGTCGTAAAGCTGCTCAACAATCAGTGGTTTTTGAATTATCTTGACCAGTCCTGGAAGGAAAAGACAAACCAGTGCTTTGAGAAGATGAGCGTTCTGCCAAATGAAATAAGAACTGAATTCAACTATGTGGTTGGATGGCTAAGGCAAAGAGCATGTGCAAGACAGCATGGCCTTGGAACTAATCTTCCATGGGATCAGGGCTGGATCGTTGAGAGCTTGTCTGATTCCGTCATTTACATGGCATATTACATTTTGGCAAAATACGCAAACTCCAAGGAACTAATAGCAGACGGCCTAACTGATGAGTTTTTTGAGTTTGTGTTTTTTGGAAATGGTGACTCAAAACAAGTTGCTGCAAAGTGTAACATATCAGAAGAGATTCTCAAAAAGATAAGAGACGACTTTGCCTACTTTTATCCAGTAGATGCAAGACATTCGGGCAGAGACCTAGTACCAAACCATTTGACGTTCTTTGTGCTAAATCATGTTGCAATATTTCCAGAAAAACTATGGCCAAAACAAATTGTTGTCAATGGATCTGTTCTGATGGATGGTAAAAAAATGTCAAAATCCATGGGAAACATCATTCCATTGCGAAAGGCAATCAAAGACTACGGTGCAGACCCAATCAGACTAGCAATAATCATATCAGCAGAACTACTCCAGGATGCCGATTTTAATTTAGAATCAGTCAGCACGATTAAGAGCAAATTAGAGGGAATCTATGAGGATTGTGCAAGATACAGGCCTGGAATGCCGCAAAAACTAGAATCAGAAGACAATTGGATCTTTGGTAGACTTGACCATCTTATCACGCAAACAACTGGCGCAATAGAAAAGATGAGACTAAGAGAAGCACTACACCATATTTTGTTTAGCTTTGAATCAGACATACAGTGGTATTTGAAAAGAGCAGAGGCAAAAAACAGAAGCGACATCTCTGGCATATTGCATAAAATTCTGAGTGTACGCGTTGCAATGCTATCTCCGTTTGCACCACACATTGCAGAGGAAATGTGGGAAAGACTGGGCAATTCAGGATTTGTTTCCAGATCCGCTTGGCCAAAGATTAGCGAGATGGTTGATCAAAAATCAATTCAATCAGAAGAGTTGCTCCAATCCACACTAGAAGACATCAAAAATGTTCTCAAGGTAACAAAGATCAATCCGCAAAAAATCATACTATACACTGCGGATCCATGGAAGATCAAAGCATACAGAAAGATTGCACAGTCAGTAGTGTCTGGTCAGACCAACATCGGTAGTATAATCAAGGACTTGATTGCAGATCCCCAAACCGAACAAATCAAAAAAGACCCAGACTTTGTCAAAAAATCAGTCAACTCCATACTTGCCGAGCCAACAGAGATGAGAAAGCTAAGAGCAGAATTAGAGCCAATCAATGAAGTTCAGATTCTTTCCTCGGAATTATCAGCACTAGTCAAAAAAGAGTTTTCAGTGGACTTGGAGGTCTTTGAGGAATCAGATTCTACCAAGTTTGATCCAAAGAACAAGGCAAGAATGGCGCGTCCATTCAAGCCAGCACTATACATAGAATAGTCCTGCTGTCAAACGCAGTTTTTAGCTCACATTCTATTTATTAGACCAAAGAAAATTTCAACTCGATGAAAATAGCCGTAGTCGGAATCGGAGTCGCGGGCGGATATTTGGTGTCCAGGCTCAAAAAAGACCACGAAGTGATTGGCTATGAGCGCATGACTGAGGAAAACCATGACTCCATTTGCGCATGGGGCACTTCGGCAAACGAAATGAGGGAATTGTGTGCAAAGTCTGGAATTAACTTTGATGATTTCATCATACATCACGGAAAGGACATGCACATTGATATGAACAGCAATGAGCGATTTGATATCAAGCTAAAGGGATTGGTCACATTTGATAAGATTGGATTAATCAAAAAAATGTCAGAAGGCGTCAAGATTCACTATGGAGCCTCACCAAAACTAGAAGACTTGGAAAAAGAATTCGATATGATAGTTGACTGTACCGGATTTTATCGTGGATATTTGCCAAAAATAGAAAAAGACTTTTTCTTGCCGACATACCAATACAAAATTCAATACGATGACAAGGTTCCAATCGATGATTTCTTTGTAAAGCCATTTGCAAAAATGACTGGATACTTCTGGTATTTTCCACTAAATGACAACATGGCCCACATTGGTGCAGGGGATTACAAGAAAAACCACGTCGAGGAGACTGACAAGTTTTTCAAACAATACGGTGGTAAGATAACAAAGACAGTTGGTCGTCCAATCAGATTGGCCACTCCAAACATGTGCGAGCCATTCTACCATGGCAAGGTAGTAGGTGTTGGAGAATCAATCGGTACTGTTTATCCATTGTTAGGTGAGGGGATCATACCAAGCATGATTTGTGCTGATATTTTTGTTAGGAACATGAATAATTTGCCAAAATACAGACAAGAAGTCTTGGAGTATTTTGCAATTTATGGTAAGGTCTTGAACTTTGTTCGAGCAAAAATGCACGGCAAGTTCTCAGCTATTCGAAGTATAGCAGATTTGATCTCCATATTCCGATACATGAAGAAAAACGAGCAGAGATTCGGAATGGAAATTCACATGCGAGACTTGATGAAAGTCGCAAAAGCATGATTTCGATTTTTATCTAGATACTAGTACGCAACCAACATCTTGGTTCCCTTTTTGATCAGGAATGGTGCAAGTATTGTAGTCAGCACAACTACCATGCCCACTATTGGGAAGAGGAACGAGCTGGTAGCACCCAAGTCTTGTCCTATCATCAATACGATAAATGAAAACTCACCTAGCTGTGCCATGGATAGGCCAATGCCTAGTGCATTGTTTGGCCCAAGCTGGAATAGCCTTACCCCCAGATACACAGATGCAGTCTTGCCCACTATGGTGACTATTGTAATCACCAGAATCGGCAGCCAATACTGAGCTATAATGTTGATATCCATTAACGCACCAATAGTAACAAAGAATATTGCTACAAAGACTTCACGAATCGGCGTAATCAGATTAATGATGTCTTCAGAGAATCTAGAGCCAGCTAGTATTACTCCTGCCAAAAAAGCACCTGTTGCCGCAGAAAAGCCAAGCTCCTGCGACAAAAATGACAAACCAAATGCCAATCCCAAAGCAACTAGTATGGTAAGCTCGTATCGTGGAATGTTTGACAATAATGCAAAAACTTTTGGCATCCCAAGACAACCAAATGCAACGGTTCCACCAATGAACATACCAATTCTAGCAATCTCCCATAACATCTGATCAATGCTAAATCCGCCAGACAAAACCGAAGAGTGTAATGTAGAAATCAACACAGCTGCAATCAAGTCTTCTATTACTAGTACGCCAATCAGAAGCAAGGACGAGGGTTCTTCGATTACTCCCATTTCTTCCAGCACTTTGACTATAATTGCAGTAGAGCTAATTGATAATGCGGCTGCTAAAAACATCGAATCCATCATGGACCAGCCAAATGCGAGGCCTACACCCAAACCAACTCCAAGCATTGCCACCACTTCAATTACGGCAATTACTGCACCAAGCTTGCCAATGCTTTTGAGATGAGTAATTGGAAATGCCAGACCTACACCAAACAACAACAAAACTATGGCAATCTCTGAGAATTCAGTCAGCATTGTGGTATCTTTGATTAGACTAAAGGGGCCAAAGGGACCAATCAAGATCCCAGCTACTAAAAACCCCAAAACCAAGGGCTGTCGCAAAACATATGCGATGATTCCAATTGCTGCCGAAAACAGCAGCAAATACCCCAAATCTCCGATTATCTCTATTCCAGACAAGTCCTGAAGTGGATTTTGATTATACGTTATTCTGGGATATAGTCAAAATTACTTTGCTACAGATGAGATTTTTAGTAATTACACAAAGCTGGTAAGGCTGAATCCTTCCCGGGTCGTTCTGGTGTACTTCATGGTGTAGTCATATATGGTGTTAGAGTATTCCTTCAGAGTCTCCTTCATGGAATCAAGCGAG belongs to Candidatus Nitrosotenuis cloacae and includes:
- a CDS encoding Lrp/AsnC family transcriptional regulator, with the translated sequence MHKLDDLDMKLLYELTRDGSISVPNLSKKMGINASVLYSRIKRLTKKKLIKKFTILVDESQLGIGVKATIGINRDPKLKDAIHKQLLQTAEIVSISEVTGRFDIMVGVHAENLEQLHTIVIDKIGKIEGIQSTETFVELQKTDKEPSYLVSK
- a CDS encoding transcription elongation factor Spt5, with protein sequence MAQEIKTHLFAVRTTGGQEKVVMNLLQNKIKTGQINIYSVLLVDNLKGYIVVEAKDANAAFDALQGIRHIRGQLRGEMEFKDIEGYLVTKSTATQFAADNIVEIIGGPFKGMKATVTRVDNDKQEATVILLDAPYQLPVTVDSNYLKLSTSS
- the alaS gene encoding alanine--tRNA ligase, with protein sequence MNKDEILAKFSSEPDRYYKIKLFEEQGFARKSCVTCKRFFWTLDSNRVACPDHADDTYSFIGNPPTSKRFDYTEAWKQVESFFVKNGHTSISRYPVVCRWRDDLYFTIASIVDFQRVMGSKVVFEFPANPLVVPQTCLRFKDIENVGVTGRHFSSFCMIGQHSIPNNKGYWKDECVDLDYRLLTESFGINKNEITFVEDVWAGGGSFGSSLEYYVRGLELGNAVFTEFQGELGNHTTLDQKIIDMGAGLERFAWITMGTPTAYDCCFGPITQKLFQKIGLDTDSVKLTKYFTEIARNLEKFQDLSQVRKAAIKASHLSERDLVKMITPLEGLYMIADHLRTLIFAISDGALPSNVGGGYNLRIILRRIMATIDRLGLKLDLDELIDSHIDYLKKTYPELEQYRAEVKTIIGIEVGRYHESKSRMEKIAQNLKSQKKTLNVDDMIRLYESDGVTPDYLKEYDVISEIPDSFYSKLSDLHQSEKKKTTEEFDLAGIPETDLLFYKDDPVKFDAKVLKVIKNKFVILDRTSFYARGGGQEPDHGKINGQDVIDVTKHGNVVLHEIKGISPKEGDIIPCEIEESRRANITKHHTSTHVVNSSARNVLGSWVWQHSAFKEKDYGRLDITHHSSLSDEEVRKIESFANGVIQKNLPVTIQEYERGQAEQTFGFRIYQGGVVPVKSVRIVKIEDFDVEACGGTHVKRTGELGLIKITKSERIQDGVIRLEFVSGQAAIDFVQKQEGDVMSIIKLLGSNREKLVKSFEHAMTDSEYTKKKLKQLIKRTSTTSAKQAIEASQNFGPVKFYHTVDEELDEEFHIAVGDEAIKQTPTLIYCALILKDSGIRIIVFAGEQAKFKAGDLVREISSKLGGSGGGDARFGQGGGKDTAKLADAIAHAESVIKKTVNL
- the rpl12p gene encoding 50S ribosomal protein P1, whose amino-acid sequence is MEYVYAALILHKLKKEVNEANISSVIKAAGAEVSDAQVKALVSALADVNIEEAIKAAPVAVAAAPAAGGAAPAAEAKKEEAPAGKTEEAAMEGLASLFG
- a CDS encoding 50S ribosomal protein L1; the encoded protein is MINEAELSKMIKDAKTGDKERKFRQTVEMYVILKDIDVKKGFAMNETIQLPKKLSTPTTVCVMAGGDMGIKAKGANADRVVNGDEISTIAANKREARKFINNYDFFLADTQLMTTVGKVLGQLLGPRGKMPIPVPFNAPIESFLDRFRSSIRVKVKNSLSMSCKIGDESMDDNDLAANAHAILNAIEKKLPSGDRNIRRVMVKTSMGKPVKEVQQARK
- a CDS encoding 50S ribosomal protein L10, which gives rise to MHENRTTYPAKKTKMYQQLQELPKKYKVTALVRMEKVRSSQMLPLRKKFLGEVEIISIKDKVAQKALATLNVPGIPKMVEALTGQCVLMFTNMSPFKLNVLLGKNKIMMFGRGGDTASVDVTVPAKNTGIAPGPMLTEFKEAGIATKIDQGTIWITKDTTPVKKGGVIPDKLATLLQKLDIKTVEAGVLLDAALEEGVQYNRSELVIDVDAYRGLFAQAHQEAVSLSIEAAYVTKDNIKQILSKAAHGSRSVAIEAGYLTEDTKEAILQKANAQAQSVASKAKGYTPA
- a CDS encoding trimeric intracellular cation channel family protein, which codes for MADTPFLFLIYAFDLFGTMAFAVTGAFKAIEHKSDIVGILILSIITGVAGGTIRDIVIGRFPPNSIVDPLYVGISVASGVALFFLYPYLQKHWNLFLKFDAIGLGVFSITGATFAYNIFGLNFLAIAFAGILSAVGGGILRDVFVNEVPFIFVKELYVTASFVGVIVFYGLLVAEIPLYLASIVGIIITTILRLVAMKYNWNLPRAREK
- a CDS encoding 50S ribosomal protein L11 produces the protein MADTQTVSALVTGGGASAGPPLGPALGPLGVNIMEIIKAINDKTADFEGMKVPVTVSVDTKTKKWEVTVGIPSAAALLLKEAGIQKGSGTSGSTWVGDIKVDSIVKVAKAKLESSYATSLKSVAKEVAGTCVSLGIKIEGKNPKEFASEVNSGKYDDKLK